A single genomic interval of Lysobacter avium harbors:
- a CDS encoding RDD family protein has protein sequence MQASSPLLGWRLLALVYDFFPALGLWLLVAAMFVAAHHDAITGGLLGALEFIALWLVTAGYAMASWRFGGQTLGMRPWRLQVVGADGDVPSWRALLGRYAVGNLSLLLGGLGFWWALWDRDGLTWHDRASGTRMRRLPKAD, from the coding sequence ATGCAGGCCTCCTCGCCGTTGCTGGGCTGGCGACTGCTCGCGCTGGTGTACGACTTCTTCCCGGCGCTGGGGCTGTGGCTGCTGGTCGCGGCGATGTTTGTCGCCGCCCACCACGATGCGATCACCGGCGGCCTGCTCGGCGCGCTGGAATTCATCGCGCTGTGGCTGGTCACTGCCGGTTACGCCATGGCCAGTTGGCGCTTCGGTGGCCAGACGCTGGGCATGCGCCCGTGGCGCCTGCAGGTGGTCGGCGCGGATGGAGACGTGCCGTCGTGGCGCGCGTTGCTTGGCCGCTACGCGGTCGGCAATCTCTCGCTGCTGCTGGGCGGGCTGGGGTTCTGGTGGGCGTTGTGGGACCGCGACGGGCTGACCTGGCACGACCGCGCCAGCGGCACCCGGATGCGGCGTCTGCCAAAGGCGGACTGA
- a CDS encoding DNA polymerase III subunit chi, whose protein sequence is MRADFYLIQKPRFREEPLLLVCELARKAQQAGQACIVLARDAAQAEKLDDLLWSFDPDAFIPHQIVDPDMEEGDDEEIEVLIAAPEHDVALRPLVINLRDAAVDGAFERVLEVVPADDSARGPLRQRWVQYKDRGFTLNKHDM, encoded by the coding sequence GTGCGTGCCGATTTCTACCTGATCCAGAAGCCGCGGTTCCGCGAGGAGCCGCTGCTGCTGGTCTGCGAGCTGGCCCGCAAGGCCCAGCAGGCGGGGCAGGCGTGCATCGTGCTCGCGCGCGATGCCGCCCAGGCCGAGAAGCTCGACGACCTGCTGTGGTCCTTCGATCCGGACGCCTTCATCCCGCACCAGATCGTCGATCCGGACATGGAGGAGGGCGACGATGAGGAAATCGAGGTCCTCATCGCCGCGCCCGAGCACGACGTGGCCCTGCGTCCGCTGGTGATCAACCTGCGCGACGCGGCGGTGGATGGCGCGTTCGAGCGCGTGCTGGAGGTGGTGCCCGCCGACGATTCCGCGCGCGGCCCGCTGCGCCAGCGCTGGGTCCAGTACAAGGACCGCGGTTTCACCCTCAACAAGCACGACATGTAG
- the lptG gene encoding LPS export ABC transporter permease LptG — translation MSFPKIHDLYLARTVLTTVMLTWAVLLGLDMMLSMVSEFGNVGEGGYGVVQALTYVLYTVPRHAYTLFPTAAVIGALMALGQLAATSELTALRAIGLSRRRMTLAVMIALALLTVLMVINGETLAPLGQRNADILKASSRSNNLIVARYSGVWAREGAIILNAEGGEERSDGDDRWLELNDVRLYEFEDDGRLQSLAVAKIAEHRPGGWLLREVTRTTFDADSVTRTQVAEERWDSQLDATALSADIDRPRYLTARELHESVAYRQRNGLDASDYEEHYWGRWFYPLNVLALCLAAIPFAFGSLRSGGLGKRLFIGIVFALGFWLLQTQFVKMASAFKFDFRVAYALPTVIMVGVSMLLFRKRSG, via the coding sequence ATGAGCTTTCCGAAGATCCACGACCTGTACCTCGCACGCACCGTGCTGACGACGGTGATGCTGACCTGGGCGGTGCTGCTGGGCCTGGACATGATGCTGTCGATGGTCAGCGAGTTCGGCAATGTCGGCGAAGGCGGTTACGGCGTCGTCCAGGCGCTGACCTACGTGCTCTACACCGTCCCGCGCCACGCCTACACGCTGTTTCCGACCGCGGCCGTGATCGGTGCCCTGATGGCGCTGGGGCAGCTGGCGGCCACCTCGGAGCTCACTGCGCTGCGGGCCATCGGGCTTTCCCGCCGGCGCATGACCCTGGCGGTGATGATCGCGCTGGCCCTGCTGACCGTGTTGATGGTCATCAATGGCGAGACGCTGGCGCCGCTGGGCCAGCGCAACGCGGACATCCTCAAGGCCTCGTCGCGGTCCAACAACCTGATCGTCGCGCGCTACTCCGGCGTGTGGGCCCGCGAGGGCGCGATCATCCTCAATGCCGAGGGCGGCGAGGAGCGCAGCGACGGCGATGACCGCTGGCTGGAGCTGAACGACGTGCGCCTGTACGAGTTCGAGGACGACGGCCGGCTGCAGTCGCTGGCGGTCGCCAAGATCGCCGAGCATCGCCCCGGCGGCTGGCTGCTGCGCGAGGTCACCCGGACCACCTTTGACGCCGACTCGGTGACGCGCACCCAGGTCGCCGAGGAGCGCTGGGACTCGCAGCTGGACGCCACCGCGCTGAGCGCCGACATCGATCGGCCGCGCTATCTGACCGCCCGCGAACTGCACGAATCGGTCGCCTACCGCCAGCGCAACGGTCTGGACGCCAGCGACTACGAGGAGCATTACTGGGGCCGCTGGTTCTATCCGCTCAACGTCTTGGCACTGTGCCTGGCGGCGATCCCGTTCGCCTTCGGCAGCCTGCGCAGCGGCGGGCTGGGCAAACGGCTGTTCATCGGCATCGTTTTCGCACTCGGGTTCTGGTTGCTGCAGACCCAGTTCGTGAAGATGGCCAGCGCGTTCAAGTTCGACTTCCGCGTTGCGTACGCCTTGCCCACGGTGATCATGGTCGGCGTGTCGATGTTGCTGTTCCGCAAGCGCTCGGGCTGA
- the lptF gene encoding LPS export ABC transporter permease LptF, producing the protein MLKLDRYLLSELAQSTFATLVVLLVVSVGGVITDVLKDIASGRLPAGLMLSQLGLVLLSWLPLILPLALMLGMMLGIGRLYRDSEMPVIHAMGVGPVRLLRPVMALVLPVVVIVALCSLWLGPKAERVSRQMINEANRNLVISGLSPGSFTEIPGGGGVVYVGSMSGDGTRFQRIFIYRQNEGRLDVTTANTGSLSVEDDGERYLTLDNGFQVEGPVDGGKDYRLMRYASNDVRLPAGKERYDPNDPRTMPTLELLGDPRRASIAQLHGRLAPPLLTLAFALLAVPLARSTPRQARFGGAMMGFFAYLIGMNLMQVGQGWLASGRIPPALGLWWLVLPLLAVGVWMYVKDGAIAIPRLRLRKGAAP; encoded by the coding sequence ATGCTCAAGCTCGACCGTTACCTGCTGAGCGAACTCGCCCAATCCACCTTCGCCACGCTGGTGGTGTTGCTCGTCGTCAGCGTCGGCGGCGTGATCACCGATGTGCTCAAGGACATCGCCTCCGGGCGGTTGCCGGCGGGGCTGATGCTCAGCCAGCTGGGCCTGGTGCTGCTGAGCTGGCTGCCGCTGATCCTTCCATTGGCACTGATGCTGGGGATGATGCTCGGCATCGGCCGGCTCTACCGCGACTCGGAAATGCCGGTCATCCACGCGATGGGCGTCGGTCCGGTCCGCCTGTTGCGCCCGGTCATGGCGCTGGTGCTGCCGGTGGTGGTGATCGTGGCGCTGTGCTCGCTGTGGCTGGGCCCCAAGGCCGAGCGCGTGTCGCGGCAGATGATCAACGAAGCCAACCGCAACCTGGTCATCTCCGGCCTGTCGCCCGGCAGCTTCACCGAGATTCCCGGCGGCGGCGGTGTGGTCTATGTCGGCTCGATGTCCGGTGATGGAACCCGCTTCCAGCGCATCTTCATCTACCGCCAGAACGAGGGCCGGCTGGACGTCACCACCGCCAACACCGGCTCGCTGAGCGTGGAGGACGACGGTGAGCGCTACCTCACCCTGGACAACGGCTTCCAGGTCGAGGGACCGGTGGATGGGGGCAAGGACTACCGCCTGATGCGCTACGCCAGCAACGACGTGCGCCTGCCGGCCGGCAAGGAGCGCTACGACCCGAATGACCCGCGAACGATGCCCACGCTGGAGTTGCTGGGTGATCCGCGCCGGGCGTCCATCGCCCAGTTGCATGGACGCCTGGCGCCGCCATTGCTGACGCTGGCGTTCGCCTTGCTGGCGGTGCCGCTGGCGCGCAGCACGCCGCGCCAGGCCCGGTTCGGCGGCGCGATGATGGGCTTCTTCGCCTACCTGATCGGCATGAACCTGATGCAGGTCGGCCAGGGCTGGCTGGCCAGCGGCCGTATTCCCCCCGCGCTCGGGCTGTGGTGGCTGGTGCTCCCGCTGCTGGCGGTGGGGGTGTGGATGTACGTCAAGGACGGCGCGATCGCCATTCCGCGCCTGCGCCTGCGCAAGGGCGCAGCGCCATGA
- a CDS encoding leucyl aminopeptidase has product MALEFDLNHDELATVKADCIVVGAYADKTLNAAGSALDSATNGRLKSLVERGDASGKIGKTAIVHDLDGVTAARVLIVGLGDADKLDAAQYIKAVDAAARALKTGPVEHAVFAIADARIKGRDGAWAVRQAAIAADHACYTYTATLGEKNKAKAGEPGLRRVSVSVPSGMGDASKALEQGASIAAGVAFARELGNLPPNVCNPAYLADQAVEFAGRSGDTSCEVLEDTDMEKLGMGSLLAVARGSANRPRLIAMKYNGAGDDSKPYVLVGKGLTFDTGGINLKVQGGIEEMKFDMCGGASVMGTFVAVVGMKLKINLVAIVAAVENMPDADAYRPSDVLTSMSGTTIEVGNTDAEGRLVLCDALTWSKKFEPVALVDVATLTGACMVALGKYASGLMTKTDDLAEELLAAGEKTYDRAWRLPLWDEYQTMLESSFADVYNIGGRWGGAITAGCFLSRFTEDQRWAHLDIAGSGSEEGKRGMSTGRPVGLLSQWLIDRAAQ; this is encoded by the coding sequence ATGGCCCTCGAATTCGACCTGAATCATGATGAGCTCGCCACCGTAAAGGCGGACTGCATCGTCGTCGGCGCTTACGCCGACAAGACCCTGAACGCCGCCGGCTCCGCGCTTGACAGCGCGACCAATGGCCGCCTGAAATCCCTCGTGGAGCGCGGCGACGCGAGCGGCAAGATCGGCAAGACCGCGATCGTCCACGACCTCGACGGCGTGACCGCGGCCCGAGTACTGATCGTCGGCCTGGGCGATGCCGACAAACTGGACGCCGCGCAGTACATCAAGGCCGTCGACGCCGCCGCGCGTGCGCTGAAGACCGGTCCGGTCGAGCATGCGGTCTTCGCGATCGCCGATGCGCGGATCAAGGGCCGCGATGGCGCCTGGGCCGTGCGTCAAGCCGCGATTGCCGCCGACCACGCCTGCTACACCTATACCGCCACCCTGGGCGAGAAGAACAAGGCCAAGGCCGGCGAGCCGGGCCTGCGCCGGGTCTCGGTCAGCGTGCCCTCGGGCATGGGCGATGCCTCCAAGGCGTTGGAGCAGGGCGCCTCGATCGCCGCCGGCGTCGCGTTTGCGCGCGAGCTGGGCAACCTGCCGCCCAACGTGTGCAACCCGGCGTACCTGGCCGACCAGGCGGTCGAGTTCGCCGGCCGCTCCGGCGACACCTCCTGCGAGGTGCTCGAAGACACGGACATGGAGAAGCTCGGCATGGGCTCGCTGCTCGCCGTCGCCCGCGGCTCGGCCAACCGCCCACGCCTGATCGCGATGAAGTACAACGGCGCCGGCGACGACAGCAAGCCCTACGTGCTGGTCGGCAAGGGTCTGACCTTCGACACCGGCGGCATCAACCTCAAGGTCCAGGGCGGCATCGAGGAGATGAAGTTCGACATGTGCGGCGGCGCCAGCGTGATGGGCACCTTCGTCGCCGTGGTCGGCATGAAGCTGAAGATCAACCTGGTGGCGATCGTGGCCGCCGTGGAGAACATGCCCGACGCCGACGCCTACCGTCCTTCGGACGTGCTGACCAGCATGTCGGGCACGACCATCGAGGTCGGCAACACCGACGCCGAGGGTCGCCTGGTGCTGTGCGATGCGCTGACCTGGTCGAAGAAATTCGAGCCGGTCGCGCTGGTCGACGTCGCCACCCTGACCGGGGCGTGCATGGTCGCGCTGGGCAAATATGCCAGCGGGCTGATGACCAAGACCGACGATCTGGCCGAGGAGTTGCTGGCGGCCGGCGAGAAGACCTACGACCGCGCCTGGCGCCTGCCGCTGTGGGACGAGTACCAGACGATGCTGGAGTCCAGCTTCGCCGACGTCTACAACATCGGCGGCCGCTGGGGCGGCGCGATCACCGCCGGCTGCTTCCTGTCGCGGTTCACCGAGGACCAGCGCTGGGCGCACCTGGACATCGCCGGCAGCGGCAGTGAGGAAGGCAAGCGCGGCATGTCCACCGGTCGCCCGGTCGGCCTGCTCAGCCAGTGGCTGATCGACCGCGCCGCGCAGTAA
- the xerD gene encoding site-specific tyrosine recombinase XerD produces MSDPSLPPTPTTPAERRQVAMAQPPLADADALLIESFLEAIWAENGLAKPTLASYRRDLQGFARWRNGGAGGLAGTDPAALYDYLQWRSRQRYSPRSTARLLSSLRAFHAWQVRRGARRDDPTALLEPPRLPRLLPKALSESQVEALLAAPDDSTDLGLRDRAMLELMYACGLRASELTDLSMGAINLRQGVLRVTGKGNRDRLVPLGDEARYWVERYFAQARPRLAGRAVRDAVFIDGYAEALSRQQLWQLVKRYATGAGIDPQKISPHGLRHSFATHLLNHGADLRTLQMLLGHSSLSTTQIYTLVAREKLKQLHANHHPRG; encoded by the coding sequence ATGAGCGACCCGTCACTTCCCCCCACGCCGACCACGCCTGCCGAGCGCCGGCAGGTGGCCATGGCGCAGCCGCCGCTGGCCGATGCCGATGCGTTGCTGATCGAGTCGTTCCTGGAGGCGATCTGGGCCGAAAACGGCCTCGCCAAACCGACCTTGGCCAGCTACCGCCGGGACCTGCAGGGGTTCGCGCGCTGGCGCAACGGCGGCGCCGGGGGGCTGGCCGGCACCGACCCCGCCGCGCTCTACGACTACCTGCAATGGCGCAGTCGCCAGCGCTACTCGCCGCGCAGCACCGCGCGCCTGCTGTCGAGCCTGCGCGCCTTCCATGCCTGGCAGGTCCGCCGCGGCGCACGCCGCGACGACCCCACTGCGCTGCTGGAACCGCCGCGCCTGCCGCGCCTGCTGCCCAAGGCGCTCAGCGAGAGCCAGGTCGAGGCTCTGCTGGCCGCGCCCGATGACAGCACCGACCTCGGCCTGCGCGACCGGGCGATGCTGGAACTCATGTACGCCTGCGGGCTGCGCGCGAGCGAACTGACGGACCTGTCGATGGGCGCAATCAACCTTCGTCAGGGCGTGCTGCGGGTCACAGGCAAGGGCAATCGCGACCGTCTGGTGCCGCTGGGCGATGAGGCCCGGTACTGGGTCGAGCGTTATTTCGCCCAGGCACGTCCGCGCCTGGCCGGCCGCGCGGTCCGCGATGCGGTCTTCATCGACGGCTACGCCGAGGCGCTGTCGCGGCAGCAGCTGTGGCAGCTGGTCAAGCGCTACGCCACCGGTGCCGGCATTGATCCGCAAAAGATCAGCCCGCACGGCCTGCGCCACAGCTTCGCCACCCACCTGCTCAACCACGGCGCTGACCTGCGCACCCTGCAGATGCTGCTGGGCCACAGCTCGCTCTCAACGACCCAGATCTACACCCTGGTGGCGCGCGAGAAACTCAAGCAACTGCACGCCAACCACCATCCGCGAGGCTGA
- a CDS encoding DUF4124 domain-containing protein, giving the protein MTGLPALPVRRLAACLCLAFLMVALPLSAGELFQWKDASGVTHYSDAPPPNGKYQNRRITDAGAGTASEAAAQAPAENAQCTTARANLALLEGDGPIQMQGSDGNGDGTAMNAEQREAQKQLAQAAINAYCNGASDQ; this is encoded by the coding sequence ATGACCGGTCTGCCTGCTCTGCCTGTACGTCGTCTCGCGGCCTGCCTGTGCCTCGCCTTCCTGATGGTGGCGTTGCCGCTCTCGGCCGGTGAGCTGTTCCAGTGGAAGGATGCCAGCGGGGTCACCCATTACTCCGATGCGCCGCCGCCCAACGGCAAATACCAGAATCGGCGTATCACCGACGCGGGCGCGGGCACCGCCAGCGAAGCCGCCGCGCAGGCGCCGGCGGAGAACGCCCAGTGCACTACCGCGCGCGCCAACCTGGCGCTGCTTGAGGGCGACGGCCCGATCCAGATGCAGGGCAGTGATGGCAATGGCGATGGCACCGCCATGAACGCAGAACAGCGCGAAGCGCAGAAGCAACTGGCCCAGGCAGCGATCAACGCCTACTGCAACGGCGCTTCCGACCAGTAA
- the pssA gene encoding CDP-diacylglycerol--serine O-phosphatidyltransferase, with protein MEPTQPITPPPRQRPRGIYLLPNLFTTGGLFAGFYAIISATQGHFDNACIAIFVAAILDGLDGRVARLTNTQSEFGVQYDSLADLISFGLAPALVMYHWSLASMSLDGVTARKIGWVAAFLYAACAALRLARFNSQVGQVDKRWFIGLASPAAAGLLASFVWTCFAMGYSGVELRYLAVFATVVAALLMVSPIRYFSFKGGGPKHDRLPFLSVLVVVAVVAAIAIDPPRVLLAIIALYAMSGPVHAIYRRARRTPVEATTP; from the coding sequence ATGGAACCTACGCAACCGATTACCCCCCCGCCACGCCAGCGCCCCCGCGGTATCTACCTGTTGCCCAACCTGTTCACCACGGGCGGCCTGTTTGCCGGCTTTTACGCCATCATCTCCGCGACCCAGGGGCATTTCGACAATGCCTGCATCGCGATTTTCGTCGCCGCCATCCTCGATGGGCTGGACGGCCGGGTGGCGCGTCTGACCAACACCCAGAGCGAATTCGGCGTGCAATACGACTCACTGGCCGACCTGATCAGCTTCGGCCTGGCCCCGGCGCTGGTGATGTATCACTGGTCGCTGGCCTCCATGTCGCTGGACGGCGTCACCGCGCGCAAGATCGGCTGGGTGGCGGCGTTCCTGTATGCCGCCTGCGCAGCGCTGCGGCTGGCGCGGTTCAACTCCCAGGTCGGCCAGGTCGACAAGCGCTGGTTCATCGGCCTGGCCAGCCCGGCTGCCGCCGGTCTGCTCGCAAGCTTCGTCTGGACCTGTTTCGCGATGGGCTACTCGGGGGTCGAACTGCGCTATCTGGCCGTGTTCGCCACCGTCGTCGCGGCGTTGCTGATGGTCAGTCCGATCCGCTACTTCAGCTTCAAGGGTGGCGGACCCAAGCACGACCGCCTGCCGTTCCTTTCCGTGCTGGTGGTGGTCGCGGTGGTGGCGGCCATCGCCATTGATCCGCCGCGGGTGCTGCTCGCGATCATCGCGCTGTACGCGATGTCGGGCCCGGTACACGCCATCTACCGGCGCGCGCGCCGAACGCCGGTGGAAGCGACGACGCCATGA
- a CDS encoding valine--tRNA ligase yields the protein MTDTLASSYDPTQFETRLYEQWEASGVFKPSGQGEPYSILLPPPNVTGTLHMGHAFQHTLQDALVRYHRMRGFDTLWQVGSDHAGIATEMVVARNLGAEGKGETRDSLGRDGFIDKVWQWKQQSGDTIERQMRRIGASGDWSRSVFTMDPMAAEAVIEAFVKLHEQGLVYRGQRLVNWDPVLKTAISDLEVLSEEEDGFLWSIRYPLADGASYEHVEQDADGNETLRETRDYLVVATTRPETMLGDTAAMVHPDDARYAGLVGKDVALPLTGREIPVIADDYVDREFGTGVVKVTPAHDFNDYAVGQRHGLPLINIFTPDAATNDDVPEPYRGLDRYGARKVVLADLEAQGLLVETKPHKLQVPRGDRTGQVIEPYLTDQWFVKMDTLAQRGLELVQGVDGQPGAVKFVPPNWINTYRHWMENIQDWCISRQLWWGHRIPAWYGDDGRIFVGRDESEARALADAAGYTGALRQDEDVLETWFSSSLWPFSTMGWPNAQRMEERGFERFVPSSALVTGFDIIFFWVARMIMMTDHFTGQVPFKDVYITGLIRDAHGQKMSKSKGNIIDPLDLIDGISADDLVAKRTTGLMRPTDAPRIEKATRREFPEGIPAFGADALRFTIAALATHGRDIRFDMGRAEGYKNFCNKLWNATRFVLMNTEGASFSGVPQPQTDAGRWILSRLDQAAALAEKHFAAYRFDLLAQTLYEFAWNDFCDWFVELAKPALHGEDSEAARNTRHVLLYVLERLLCLLHPLIPFVSEELWQSVAPRLGIDGTTIMLQPYPQAGDISVDDAERATADVEWLKAMVSAVRRVRSELNVAPSKQVTLLLAGASDRERERTARFHGSLSFLNRLERIEFIDDVANAPAAATAVVGELKLLVPLEGLVDLDAERARLDKELKKVEVEIGKCKGKLASETFVNNAPPAVVEQERKRLGDWNSQREALAAQRTRLG from the coding sequence ATGACCGACACCCTGGCCTCCAGCTACGACCCGACCCAGTTCGAAACCCGGCTGTACGAGCAGTGGGAGGCCAGCGGCGTGTTCAAGCCGAGCGGTCAGGGCGAGCCGTACAGCATCCTGCTGCCGCCGCCCAACGTCACCGGCACCCTGCACATGGGCCACGCCTTCCAGCACACCCTGCAGGACGCGCTGGTGCGCTACCACCGCATGCGCGGCTTCGACACCTTGTGGCAGGTCGGCAGCGACCACGCCGGCATCGCCACCGAGATGGTGGTGGCACGCAACCTGGGCGCGGAAGGCAAGGGCGAGACCCGCGACTCGCTCGGCCGGGACGGCTTCATCGACAAGGTCTGGCAGTGGAAACAGCAGTCCGGCGACACCATCGAGCGGCAGATGCGCCGCATCGGGGCCTCCGGCGACTGGTCGCGCAGCGTGTTCACCATGGATCCGATGGCAGCCGAGGCGGTCATCGAGGCCTTCGTGAAGCTGCACGAGCAAGGCCTGGTCTATCGGGGTCAAAGACTGGTCAACTGGGATCCGGTGCTGAAGACCGCGATCTCCGACCTGGAGGTCCTCAGCGAGGAGGAAGACGGTTTCCTGTGGTCGATCCGCTACCCGCTGGCCGACGGCGCCAGCTACGAACACGTCGAGCAAGACGCCGACGGCAACGAGACCCTGCGCGAGACGCGCGACTACCTGGTCGTTGCCACCACGCGCCCCGAGACCATGCTGGGCGACACCGCGGCGATGGTGCACCCGGACGACGCCCGCTATGCCGGCCTGGTCGGCAAGGACGTGGCCCTGCCGCTGACCGGGCGCGAGATCCCGGTGATCGCCGATGACTATGTCGACCGCGAGTTCGGCACCGGCGTGGTCAAGGTCACTCCGGCGCACGACTTCAACGACTACGCGGTCGGCCAGCGTCACGGCCTGCCGCTGATCAACATCTTCACCCCCGACGCGGCGACCAATGACGACGTTCCCGAGCCGTACCGCGGCCTGGACCGTTACGGGGCGCGCAAGGTCGTACTCGCCGATTTGGAGGCCCAGGGCCTGCTGGTGGAGACCAAACCGCACAAGCTGCAGGTGCCGCGCGGCGACCGTACCGGCCAGGTCATCGAGCCGTACCTGACCGACCAGTGGTTCGTGAAAATGGACACCCTGGCTCAGCGCGGCCTGGAGCTGGTCCAGGGCGTGGATGGCCAGCCGGGCGCAGTGAAGTTCGTGCCGCCCAACTGGATCAACACCTACCGCCACTGGATGGAGAACATCCAGGACTGGTGCATCAGCCGCCAGCTCTGGTGGGGCCACCGCATTCCCGCCTGGTACGGTGATGACGGGCGCATCTTCGTCGGCCGCGACGAGTCCGAAGCGCGTGCGTTGGCCGACGCGGCCGGCTACACCGGTGCGCTGCGCCAGGACGAGGACGTTCTGGAGACCTGGTTCTCCTCGTCGCTGTGGCCGTTCAGCACCATGGGCTGGCCGAATGCGCAGCGCATGGAGGAGCGCGGCTTCGAGCGTTTCGTGCCGTCCTCCGCGCTGGTCACCGGCTTCGACATCATCTTCTTCTGGGTCGCCCGGATGATCATGATGACCGACCACTTCACCGGCCAGGTGCCGTTCAAGGACGTCTACATCACCGGCCTGATCCGTGATGCGCACGGCCAGAAGATGTCCAAGTCCAAGGGCAACATCATCGATCCGCTGGACCTGATCGATGGCATCTCCGCCGATGACCTGGTCGCCAAGCGCACCACCGGCCTGATGCGGCCCACCGATGCCCCCAGGATCGAGAAGGCGACCCGCCGCGAGTTCCCGGAGGGTATTCCGGCGTTCGGCGCCGACGCGCTGCGCTTCACCATCGCCGCGCTGGCCACCCACGGTCGCGACATCCGCTTCGACATGGGCCGCGCCGAGGGCTACAAGAATTTCTGCAACAAGCTCTGGAACGCCACCCGGTTCGTGCTGATGAACACCGAGGGCGCAAGCTTCAGCGGCGTGCCGCAGCCGCAGACCGATGCCGGGCGCTGGATCCTGTCGCGGCTGGACCAGGCGGCCGCGCTGGCCGAAAAGCATTTCGCCGCCTACCGCTTCGACCTGCTGGCGCAGACCCTGTACGAGTTTGCCTGGAACGATTTCTGCGACTGGTTCGTCGAACTGGCCAAGCCGGCCCTGCACGGCGAGGACAGCGAGGCCGCCCGCAACACGCGCCACGTACTGCTGTACGTGCTGGAGCGGCTGCTGTGCCTGCTGCACCCGCTCATCCCGTTTGTCAGCGAGGAGCTGTGGCAGTCGGTGGCGCCGCGTCTGGGCATCGACGGCACCACGATCATGCTGCAGCCGTATCCACAGGCCGGCGACATCAGCGTCGACGACGCCGAGCGCGCAACCGCCGACGTGGAGTGGCTCAAGGCGATGGTGTCCGCGGTCCGGCGGGTGCGCAGCGAGCTCAACGTGGCGCCTTCCAAGCAGGTCACCCTGCTGCTGGCAGGCGCCTCCGACCGCGAGCGCGAGCGTACCGCCCGCTTCCATGGCTCGCTGTCGTTCCTGAACCGGCTGGAGCGCATCGAGTTCATCGATGACGTCGCCAACGCGCCGGCCGCGGCAACCGCGGTGGTCGGCGAACTCAAGCTGCTGGTCCCGCTGGAAGGGCTGGTCGACCTGGACGCGGAGCGTGCGCGGCTCGACAAGGAACTGAAAAAGGTCGAGGTCGAGATCGGCAAGTGCAAGGGCAAGCTGGCCAGCGAGACCTTCGTCAACAACGCGCCGCCGGCGGTGGTCGAGCAGGAGCGCAAGCGCCTGGGAGACTGGAACTCGCAGCGTGAGGCCTTGGCGGCGCAGCGAACCCGGCTGGGATAA
- the rimI gene encoding ribosomal protein S18-alanine N-acetyltransferase has translation MAAEPSLQPLPHRPMRPEDLAAVHALEVRAYEFPWTQGIFRDCLASDYPARVVERDGAIVGYFLLSIAAGEAHILNICIAPELQGQGHGRALLHVLLQIARARRVQRIFLEVRPSNPHAIALYHDEGFNEIGRRPRYYPARKGREDALVMALELFNDD, from the coding sequence ATGGCTGCCGAACCTTCCCTGCAACCACTGCCCCACCGGCCGATGCGCCCGGAGGACCTGGCTGCGGTGCACGCGCTGGAAGTGCGCGCCTACGAATTTCCGTGGACCCAGGGCATCTTCCGTGACTGCCTGGCCTCGGACTACCCGGCCCGGGTGGTCGAACGCGACGGCGCCATCGTCGGCTACTTCCTGCTCAGCATCGCCGCCGGCGAGGCGCACATCCTCAACATCTGCATCGCCCCCGAGCTGCAGGGCCAAGGCCACGGCCGCGCACTGCTGCACGTGCTGCTGCAGATCGCGCGGGCGCGTCGCGTACAACGCATCTTCCTGGAGGTGCGGCCGAGCAATCCACACGCGATTGCGCTGTACCACGACGAGGGTTTCAACGAGATCGGCCGCCGGCCGCGATATTACCCGGCGCGCAAGGGCCGCGAGGATGCCCTGGTGATGGCACTGGAACTGTTCAACGACGACTGA